One part of the Raphanus sativus cultivar WK10039 chromosome 7, ASM80110v3, whole genome shotgun sequence genome encodes these proteins:
- the LOC108815324 gene encoding uncharacterized protein LOC108815324 encodes MDYLFWRIDPKPENHQFVWILWYIWKGRNLKVFSNLDVDPRDTLRLAETESALWIAAQDTTTQRQVQQVASSNTEPRQRRWCFTDGSWKDNDKASGQGWYSTLEGFDSLMGARNVRASLSPLHAEVEALIWAMEYLLNAYIRPDDVKIIRDLAEILRIAEVERMLWAEAQLMVNLHEV; translated from the exons atggattatttattttggagaattgatccaaaaccggaaaatcatCAATTTGTGTGGATTctatggtacatttggaaaggAAGGAATCTAAAGGTCTTTAGTAATCTAGATGTTGATCCGAGAGATACACTGAGATTGGCGGAAACAGAATCAGCATTATGGATTGCAGCACAGGATACGACTACACAACGTCAAGTACAACAGGTTGCTAGTAGCAACACAGAACCAAGACAGAGGAGATGGTGTTTTACTGATGGTTCATGGAAAGACAATGACAAAGCCTCGGGACAAGGTTGGTATAGTACTTTAGAAGGTTTTGATAGTTTAATGGGAGCAAGGAATGTTAGAGCGAGTCTCTCCCCTCTTCATGCTGAAGTGGAGGCGTTgatatgggcaatggaat ATTTGCTTAATGCTTATATACGTCCTGACGATGTGAAGATTATTAGAGACTTGGCG GAGATTCTCCGTATAGCTGAAGTGGAAAGAATGCTTTGGGCAGAAGCACAACTGATGGTGAATTTGCACGAGGTGTGA